One window of Sphingomonas paeninsulae genomic DNA carries:
- a CDS encoding flagellar biosynthetic protein FliO codes for MDQRRGKLARVVEVHAFSIAVKLAVVEFSGKTLLLSVGKNGISLIAEGRGE; via the coding sequence GTGGATCAGCGTCGCGGAAAGCTGGCGCGGGTTGTCGAGGTTCATGCTTTTAGCATTGCGGTTAAACTGGCTGTCGTCGAATTTTCGGGAAAAACACTGCTGCTTTCTGTGGGCAAGAACGGCATTTCGCTGATTGCCGAGGGGCGCGGCGAATGA
- a CDS encoding flagellar biosynthetic protein FliQ — MGNEQDILLGFAQQGLWTAALASAPLLIPVLVVGIAVGLFQAVTSINEATLSFVPKLLVVALVLALFGATILGVVADFAREMYARIPDVLN, encoded by the coding sequence ATGGGTAATGAACAAGACATTCTTCTGGGCTTTGCACAACAAGGTCTATGGACAGCTGCGCTGGCCTCCGCACCCTTGCTGATCCCCGTGCTTGTCGTGGGCATTGCGGTCGGTCTGTTCCAGGCGGTCACGTCAATCAATGAGGCGACGCTCTCCTTTGTTCCCAAGCTGCTTGTCGTGGCTCTGGTGCTTGCGCTGTTTGGTGCAACGATACTTGGCGTTGTTGCTGATTTTGCGCGCGAAATGTATGCTCGCATTCCTGACGTGCTTAACTGA
- the fliP gene encoding flagellar type III secretion system pore protein FliP (The bacterial flagellar biogenesis protein FliP forms a type III secretion system (T3SS)-type pore required for flagellar assembly.), whose translation MIAMLAVAVSSTAIDLSAVGGVPAPAGTPLALPLQILVLMTGLTVLPTLVLMMTGFTRILIVLSILRQALGLQQTPPNQILVGMALFLTMFVMRPTITEINQTAWQPYHMQQIPLETAVERGGTVLHKFMAHQTRSADLSLFYKMGNEKPGSDIAATPFSILVPAFVTSELKTAFQIGFLIFLPFLVIDLVVASALMALGMMMLSPSVVSMPFKLLLFVAIDGWALTMGSLASSFGTG comes from the coding sequence ATGATCGCAATGCTCGCAGTCGCGGTTTCGTCGACAGCTATCGACCTTAGCGCAGTCGGCGGCGTTCCCGCACCCGCAGGCACACCTCTTGCTTTGCCGCTGCAAATCCTTGTCCTCATGACAGGCCTGACGGTCTTGCCGACGCTGGTTCTCATGATGACGGGCTTTACGCGCATCCTGATTGTGCTTTCGATCCTGCGTCAGGCGCTGGGATTGCAACAGACGCCGCCGAACCAGATTCTGGTGGGAATGGCGCTCTTTCTTACGATGTTCGTCATGCGGCCAACGATCACGGAGATCAATCAGACAGCATGGCAGCCGTATCACATGCAGCAGATTCCCCTTGAAACGGCTGTCGAACGTGGGGGAACGGTGCTCCACAAATTCATGGCGCATCAGACGCGTAGCGCTGACCTTTCGCTCTTTTATAAGATGGGCAATGAAAAGCCTGGCAGTGATATCGCTGCCACACCTTTCTCGATCCTGGTTCCTGCTTTTGTCACCAGTGAACTGAAGACTGCCTTTCAGATCGGGTTTCTGATCTTCCTCCCCTTCCTCGTCATCGACCTGGTCGTCGCCAGCGCGCTGATGGCGCTCGGGATGATGATGTTGTCGCCTTCGGTCGTTTCTATGCCATTCAAGCTCTTGCTGTTCGTCGCCATCGACGGATGGGCGCTTACCATGGGATCACTCGCTTCGTCGTTCGGGACCGGTTGA
- a CDS encoding DUF11 domain-containing protein, with protein MGEAPLYCSVVHEHRKTVGGIALILTVILKSVRASVHIIAEWRAPLARFIIISKCGLALTALPAISAMAATCGSPTTSPTTLPALVTPGHGDDIGCTTMNTPKSAAAVLTAVKNARVISDPVNGTNNPKAIPGAIVHYSITITNTGTTPIDGGTIVITDPVPEGVVLSVASPKVQFMDGTPSSGLAFNPATDVSYSAHPGGGSPFTYAPAPDANGYDAAVRDLRIAPTGSMAGATAFGQPSITLEYSVRLN; from the coding sequence ATGGGTGAAGCTCCGCTTTACTGTTCCGTTGTCCATGAGCACCGTAAAACAGTTGGAGGCATCGCATTGATATTGACGGTCATCTTGAAATCCGTTCGAGCCAGCGTTCATATTATCGCAGAATGGCGCGCGCCACTGGCTCGCTTTATAATCATCAGCAAATGCGGTTTAGCCTTGACGGCTCTACCTGCGATCTCGGCGATGGCGGCCACCTGCGGATCCCCGACGACATCGCCTACTACGCTTCCGGCCCTGGTCACCCCAGGCCATGGTGATGACATTGGATGTACAACCATGAACACGCCAAAATCGGCGGCCGCAGTACTGACGGCAGTGAAAAACGCCCGCGTAATTTCGGATCCGGTAAACGGCACTAACAATCCCAAGGCAATACCAGGTGCGATCGTGCACTATTCGATTACCATCACGAACACAGGGACAACGCCGATCGACGGCGGCACTATTGTGATTACTGACCCGGTTCCGGAAGGTGTTGTTTTGTCCGTCGCTTCTCCAAAAGTTCAATTCATGGATGGAACGCCGTCAAGCGGGCTTGCTTTTAATCCGGCGACTGACGTTTCCTATTCGGCGCATCCAGGCGGAGGCTCACCGTTCACGTACGCACCTGCTCCTGATGCGAACGGGTATGATGCAGCGGTTCGCGATCTTCGAATTGCGCCAACAGGTTCGATGGCGGGTGCAACAGCCTTTGGTCAACCGAGTATCACGCTCGAATATTCAGTCAGGCTGAACTAG
- a CDS encoding EscU/YscU/HrcU family type III secretion system export apparatus switch protein, with translation MSNDSGERTEAATPKRLREAKKDGDLPDIRDLSTAAIAIAGAGWIAFSGRAVWSGAKQALVVGLAGNLDPQLGFDPVTAVVPLLEAVAMPLAALFAATWVAVFASRAIGGGLGTNWHAVAPKMARVSPIQGLQRLFSSRGLIDFAKSLAKLIFLGSAAAWVFSSSSNAIMALSAADVGSSIEAAALILGRIAVGMAIALVAIAAIDAPIQIGLRNARLRMSKQQVRDEHRESEHSPEIRQQIHAKRAALMDQSARKAIKEATVILVNPTSFAVALRYRPGEDAAPIVVARARAEAAAALRELARNEDVPILSYPVLTRALYFTSRSGQVIDEKLYRSVATVLAFVFGLGAAMDASRIPPEIDVPDDLRYSADGMRST, from the coding sequence ATGAGTAACGACAGCGGAGAGCGCACCGAAGCGGCGACACCCAAACGCCTTCGTGAGGCAAAGAAGGATGGCGATCTTCCCGATATCCGGGACCTTTCGACTGCTGCGATCGCAATTGCAGGGGCGGGATGGATAGCGTTTTCAGGGCGCGCAGTTTGGAGCGGTGCTAAACAGGCGCTGGTTGTCGGGCTCGCCGGAAATCTTGATCCGCAGTTGGGCTTTGATCCCGTGACTGCGGTTGTGCCACTTTTGGAAGCCGTCGCCATGCCTTTGGCGGCACTCTTCGCGGCAACCTGGGTCGCGGTCTTTGCAAGTCGCGCGATTGGCGGGGGGCTCGGTACGAACTGGCATGCGGTTGCTCCTAAAATGGCGCGCGTCAGTCCGATCCAGGGCCTTCAGAGACTGTTCAGTTCGCGCGGCCTCATCGACTTTGCAAAATCGCTCGCGAAACTCATTTTTCTAGGGAGCGCCGCAGCCTGGGTCTTCTCATCCTCCAGCAACGCGATCATGGCGCTCAGCGCTGCCGATGTCGGATCGAGCATCGAAGCTGCCGCGCTAATTCTCGGGCGCATTGCTGTTGGGATGGCTATTGCACTGGTTGCCATCGCGGCCATCGATGCACCCATTCAGATTGGATTGCGCAATGCGCGGCTTCGCATGAGCAAACAACAGGTCCGCGATGAGCATCGCGAGTCCGAACACTCTCCCGAGATACGACAGCAAATTCATGCCAAGCGCGCCGCGCTCATGGATCAGTCCGCACGCAAGGCGATCAAAGAAGCCACTGTCATTCTTGTCAATCCGACGTCCTTTGCTGTGGCCTTGCGGTATCGGCCGGGTGAGGATGCCGCGCCCATTGTTGTCGCTCGCGCTCGCGCAGAGGCGGCGGCAGCACTGCGTGAGCTCGCCCGCAACGAAGACGTGCCGATCTTGAGCTATCCCGTACTGACACGTGCTCTTTATTTCACAAGTCGGTCGGGTCAGGTTATCGACGAAAAGCTCTATCGTTCTGTCGCAACCGTCCTTGCGTTCGTCTTCGGCCTCGGCGCAGCGATGGACGCCAGCCGCATCCCGCCCGAGATCGATGTGCCCGATGACCTTCGCTATAGCGCCGATGGTATGCGCTCCACTTAA
- a CDS encoding helix-turn-helix domain-containing protein, whose translation MDTKEIARALGLAPNTVKNHIDAGKAKLGVGSRLQAARIVRNAMREREFSTPSSLASLRDFAPASSLDLSRLADPGRHYLREDHIPFDLDMAMLQVGSEGAGTGVKVFDATVGERLLLIMAITLGCAICFGSLLAGIEALSALFRT comes from the coding sequence ATGGACACCAAGGAAATTGCTCGGGCATTGGGGTTGGCACCCAATACCGTCAAGAACCACATTGATGCGGGAAAGGCCAAGCTGGGCGTTGGTTCGCGGCTTCAAGCGGCCAGAATCGTCCGCAACGCGATGCGGGAACGCGAGTTTTCAACGCCGTCATCACTCGCAAGCCTCCGCGACTTTGCACCAGCTTCCTCGCTGGATCTGTCGCGGCTGGCCGACCCGGGACGGCACTATCTCCGCGAAGATCATATCCCGTTTGACCTTGACATGGCCATGCTTCAGGTTGGTTCCGAAGGTGCGGGGACTGGGGTCAAGGTTTTTGATGCCACGGTGGGAGAACGCTTACTTCTGATCATGGCCATCACGCTTGGATGCGCCATATGTTTCGGCAGTCTTCTCGCCGGCATCGAAGCTCTTTCCGCACTTTTTCGCACCTGA
- the fliD gene encoding flagellar filament capping protein FliD — MLAGGTTAKSLNDLGIATNRDGSLRLDATKLNTAIATDPNGVRAMLTAAGGLDQALGTVTTALTANDGVLGISTARYTRMAGTLKTQQDQVNTDNAALIDRLTASFTEMDKAVALIKSSQAYLTQQIASWNSTK; from the coding sequence GTGCTTGCGGGAGGCACGACGGCCAAGTCTCTTAACGATCTGGGGATTGCGACCAACCGCGATGGTTCTCTACGGCTTGATGCAACCAAGCTTAACACTGCAATCGCGACTGATCCGAATGGCGTTCGCGCTATGTTGACCGCTGCGGGGGGCCTCGATCAGGCGCTCGGGACGGTCACGACCGCTCTGACAGCCAATGACGGCGTGTTGGGCATTAGTACGGCACGCTACACGAGGATGGCTGGAACACTGAAAACCCAGCAGGATCAGGTCAACACCGACAATGCAGCGTTGATTGATCGATTGACGGCATCCTTTACCGAAATGGACAAGGCGGTTGCGCTTATCAAATCGAGCCAAGCTTACCTCACGCAGCAGATCGCGTCCTGGAACAGCACGAAGTGA
- the fliS gene encoding flagellar export chaperone FliS yields the protein MSARAIETYREISAAGRIEGAQPGQLIMTLFEELIDCIDNMYGAILSGRPLRRDVARNRADVILMSMETGTNADAGVLSKRMVSIYSGIRALLQRAVVESNVEHIVEARSRLQPIVEAWRAIV from the coding sequence GTGAGTGCTCGTGCCATTGAGACTTATCGGGAAATCTCGGCTGCCGGTCGGATCGAGGGTGCTCAGCCGGGTCAGCTTATCATGACCTTATTCGAGGAACTGATCGATTGTATCGATAATATGTATGGTGCAATTTTGTCAGGGCGACCCCTTCGCCGCGACGTAGCTCGAAACCGTGCGGATGTCATTCTCATGTCGATGGAAACCGGGACGAATGCCGATGCAGGCGTCTTGTCGAAGCGCATGGTCTCGATCTACAGCGGTATCCGTGCTTTGCTGCAGCGTGCAGTTGTCGAAAGCAATGTCGAGCATATTGTTGAAGCGCGAAGTAGGTTGCAGCCAATAGTTGAGGCTTGGCGCGCGATTGTCTGA
- a CDS encoding flagellar biosynthetic protein FliR, producing MGIAIASIRPGAALLTSPLFGNTHVPVTLRIGLSVALGWSAFSTMDPVTVLAAAHDAPFLVLPELVIGFAMGFAVQMAFGAAMMAGEVVGNTMGLGFATSMDGLSGPAPTLSNLMGFAATAIFLAGQGHLTLVATILNSYRLLPLGASWMPSGDMVGFGTMMFGGAVAIALPVAFALVLVQIVTALIARAAPSLNLFAIGLPFTQLAGAALLVVAFPSMGSSIAARLTEALALAAP from the coding sequence ATGGGTATTGCGATCGCTTCGATCCGGCCGGGGGCTGCGCTTTTGACCTCGCCGCTTTTTGGCAACACGCATGTCCCCGTAACTCTGCGGATTGGCCTCTCGGTAGCACTGGGCTGGTCGGCGTTTTCCACCATGGACCCTGTAACCGTTCTTGCAGCGGCCCATGATGCGCCTTTTCTAGTTTTGCCTGAGCTGGTGATCGGCTTTGCCATGGGCTTTGCGGTGCAAATGGCCTTCGGTGCCGCGATGATGGCAGGGGAGGTCGTTGGAAACACGATGGGTTTGGGGTTTGCGACGTCGATGGACGGACTCTCGGGACCGGCGCCCACGTTGAGCAATCTGATGGGCTTTGCGGCGACCGCGATATTTCTGGCGGGGCAGGGGCACCTGACGCTCGTTGCGACGATCCTTAACAGCTATCGGTTGCTGCCGCTGGGCGCCAGCTGGATGCCGAGCGGCGACATGGTGGGATTTGGGACGATGATGTTTGGAGGCGCCGTTGCCATAGCGTTACCCGTCGCTTTTGCGCTTGTCCTCGTCCAGATCGTCACTGCGCTTATCGCGCGTGCGGCCCCTTCACTCAATCTTTTCGCAATCGGGCTCCCATTCACACAGCTCGCTGGCGCAGCGCTGCTCGTCGTCGCTTTTCCGTCGATGGGATCCTCCATTGCTGCGCGCCTTACCGAAGCACTGGCGCTCGCTGCACCATGA